The Plasmodium yoelii strain 17X genome assembly, chromosome: 8 DNA window gatataatattaatattcatacttaaataattttttctatCTATGAGATCCTTATAACTCTTATAATCACTGACATCTTTTATTCCCGTGTTATAATTATCACGATTCACTAtttgataattataaaaatcttttatattgttatggTCTTTACTTCCGCCcaggtttaacatataacttaaccatatcaaaatgtaatcaacaatatcgatgtttttttttgcaacAGAATTAAACAAATCAGAACTCCCAAAGAACGCAcgaaacaaatataaacatacagcactaattttatcgaaattACTATGACATTGACTACTTTgacaataattatttaaaactcCATCATCTTTAAAATCATAGCCTTTATTACTCAATGTATCGGGAAAATCCTCCCATACTTTCTTGAACTGTTTACACTAagaaacatttaaaaacaattaataaaaacgcgaattattaaaataaattttaatgatatttatatgtaatacaatataaaaaaatgtaaaggaaactattattattaaaaaatgcatataccaattccttattcattataatggggttttatttttgatttgcaAATTGGGTACAATCATCctgtttttatatacactCCACCAAATACGTGACGCAAATGTTTAACCCAATATATAACAtctgtctgtagttaaatatgtaagtttttcaataattaaattaatatagaataataaaataatgttattattaaaaaaaggtTTTATTAGTGTTTATGCTAATTAGCTAagttaccttaaatagagaaTTGCTTAATAAacttttgattaaatatattatgcattttatacaataaatactattcttactaacatttggtataactttattataaaaatggatatctttctataaagaatttaaagtatgtttgaacatagaaaaggtatatatttatattttatgttttgttGATTGTtcttcaaaaaattaaatgctgtataaatctaaaaaaacaaaaattatattattactataatccttaaagtatataaatagtcatttttttaaatatattaaatatttacatacttttttctaatacaataaaccacagttttattaaaattatagtatttttaaattaagttattttacttacatctatatgcaaattatataaatttatattgtttttaatgaatgtagataaattcataattcattttaataagttctataactttatttttattcccacatattccaatttagaagtattctttatttagtaattttataatgttttccatatttttccaCCGTTAAAGCGgtaattagcactgaacccgtatttataagcttaaataagtttttatatgtaggtcatttttaaaataatacttaggaaattttaaatatataacacataaataagtattgatgaaATTTAAGtgtaatagaaaactatgagTTATTAGATTATTGTCCTTTTAgataggagagataagggacgtatgcttttttaagacaaggatATATCCATATAAAATTTACCTATTCTACACAGTTTAattatttcttatattttctaccattaaagtttttaattcatgtataaattaaaaatatcttagaattattaatattattttccttGGTACTGGTAGTCTAATGTTATCACATTAAAGCatacttaaataaatgttataatatttcatttgatcTTGTATACATACAATTTAATCTGATAACacctttaataatatatataatgaatttataccCATATAGTGTatcaaataaacataatacatatgttcgtatttaatactttatctattgttattactattattattgttactgctATGTAACTATATAGTACAACGGAACAATTAATGCACTCAATAAGAATCCTTTAAATCAATGTAGAATATTTTcgtattttattgttttaaagtatatattttagaaGGCATATCATATTGTAAAACactatatttaaattatagatttatattttgtatatataataacctaataaaaatattattagttcaaattaattattacatactttttctgtatactttgcattaatatataattgtatatgtttcccaaatttaacatatttcaatattagtaattggtataatattttactatattagaacaatagcgatattctatatatcatattatttataattattagaactataacattatatttaatatacttatgttttttcaatttactatttataacatatttccaatttatatatacaccaTATCATGAAAACttacaaattaatagtgattaatctattattataccttgtgataaataaattaacgtATATAAtgcaacttctattaatacaaaagaATAGTagctacaattaaaacttaaaaaatgttagaaccataataatatttataaacaaCGTTATATTGTCGATATATATCAACCTATACTTTATTACTATCTATTATATGTCCCTAATGTccttaattaaaaataaaaatatacccaTCAACCTcaagatatattataatgcaGAGGAATATTCAAAATCAATTATCTTATAATTCATACCCACTCTCAcatataatgttattattacaacatatattataatgcagaggaatattcaaaattaatcATCTTATAATTCATACCCACCCTCACAtataatgctattattaCACTTAGATTTccgtaatataatttaaatcaaaataatagtgacacaaataataacttttactaaataaaatatttcatcaAGCAAACAAATGcattgtatattataatgtggataattcaatataacccctgattaacaagttttatataatagacaatttcATATACCATAATATCACTTCATATATaaccaatatttatatatctaatatattattttaatcattttaatcattttaaatctatataatatactttatcaaaaaaatattatcacctatttcatattaatcacACTACCccttttttccttttatatttatacatcaTCTCCAGATTAAACGTACAcaatcataaatatatttaattataaaaatttaatcataaatatatttaattataaaaaatgtaattacAATATCCCAGAACCATAAACATAACCTTGATCCATAATACATGAACACCTCGACAttaagaatattataattaaaaaacaatttaattacattatatatttcttgacTTTACAACTTtatgtttcattattttatttcatattttatttcatgttttatttcatattttacttcatattttatttgtattttttctaatttaatatatactttgttttatcattaaaaggaaaattataattgtattaatttatataaaacatagGTGTCAATATTACTACcaataaatcatttttataaaactaACAATTTTTCtccaaaaattttatttagtaaaatttgCATTAAAAGTGATACAAAATCACAAATGtgtaattatcataatataaattttatcatactattattatgaagtaaaaatattgttattatagtAGTATTAGTAATATATAGAATCAACTGCATTTctcatattaaattatttaatataatatttatagtactatgatattttatttattaatgtaAGTATATGTGTATTTCCATACGTAATGAACTgttttgtaaattttaaattgagTTTGAtcaatcataaaaatataaaatatatgtattcataatgctatatttaaaaatatcaattatataattaaagttatttatttttgatatccATTATTTATGAAAGCTTCTGTTATTGATGTCGTTTTGTggttgaattatttaaataacaaatatattaaacttatGAATCTGATAAAAGAACACATTTACCGTTTAAATAATAGtttttatactttattgGAGAAAATGATTAGcttcaattttaattatacttGTACAGATTTCCGAGTTAattttgaattaaaaaaatactgatatatattttaatattttgtttgcaATGTTCAAAAATGaataagttttatattaaaattgttttttttcttttaaccaTCCCCCTAtgtgttaataataaaaccctTGTAATCGAGCTTTCTCTAAAAAAAGATACAAAACCCAAATCAATAAATCATTATCATACGTAAGAAAATACaacaatatttataatatatattacatatttcattatgaaaatattaaatgtgtACGTCTTtgcaaaaatattaaaatacaataactttatttttgtacacattaaaaatatgttcatttttagcAATGATAGTTCAGAAGAagtatatgaaaaaaacaaacaccTATTATGTAACGATCCCAAAGAAACTAAAAATGCATGCAACGTTATGAAAGAAGCTTTAATACAATTAGAATATCATACTACAAATATAGTTGATTAtggattatataaaatatattatactgaTTATGTGCGCTTTGATAATGTAAAATATcaatataatacaaatgttgaaaaaaaacaatatatagtTGATAATCCAGATATGGTATCAATTAACAAacaacattaaattttataaaccaaattgaaattaaaaaataattataatatatatatatatttctctttatttccattagtataataaaataataaacaagtaTTGGGATCCCGATAGTgatcattttttgtatataggCTCGGTTAAAAGTATACAAAACATAAACAATTACCCAAATTAACATAAtattgttactatttattcGACATTTCGTAATTTATTATTGGCATTGTTATACTATACTATTTATTCTTTCCCACATATTCAAActcatcatattttaattatatatatgcaattttataatacgTTTTTAGGAAAAATTGTCCGTATGTACACTCCAAATTTAGTAATGATACAACAACGTTCCAGAAAATGGCCATGGTCTCGtgagaaatatttttatgctttaGCTGCAAAATTTGAAGTAAGGAAACCTTTCATCGTctatttcattataaatcatatttttcgtattattcaaatacactttattaattttgtagataTCAGAAAACAAAACTATAATTGTCATGACTTcagcaaatataaatgatcacAACCCTTccaatgaaaaatatgaaaacgAAATCGTAAAAAGCGCAAATTTATTCAAAACTGACATTAATTCTGAAGATGACATTAGAAAAGGatacttaaaaaaaacatttgtTAATATAGCTGGATATAtcattgaaaaaaaagacaaatatCTTGATGTCACCCATGTCGAATCTGTAATcaatatacaaattttagaaatataATAGTTTATTTCAACAATTGCTAAAAAACAtgattttaaataaatgtacacatttataatatatactataacttgcaaaaaaatataaacattttatatattcatctatttatgttttttttcttagatTGATCGCTATGCCCCCAGTTTCCTAAATCGAATGATTAGAAAAgctttaaataattttttccctcaaaaataaacatgtatttcatatatatttttcagcaccataatattagaaaatttatgttaataaaacgATTTGTTTACGTGCATAATAATTGctttaaattatcatcataaaatgttcttttgttttaagaatgtttttttgcatattatttgtttgtcttttaatattaaaatgtttttatatatattatttgtttgtcttttaatattataatgtttttatatatattatttttttgtcttttaatattataatgtttatatatatatatatattttgtttgtcttttaatattagaatgtatctatacatattaatttcGTGAATACTACAAATAGAATTGTTATTATTCATGATATTCCTTTCATTTAATTcttatcactttttttttgtttacaaaCATAAACATCATCATAGGCTAAAATTTGGGGGGATATCCCATATATTTAAACTATTCTGTATTCCAAATATTATCATGACATTTACTTTTGTTTTTAAGTGATATTTGATCTTAATACCATTATTgtaatgaaattaataagATGGCCAAAATGATTCAATATAAATGTTACGTTGATgtaatcatttttatattgttatttaaaCCATATAATaccaatatattttatacatatatatgtgaaCATTATAATAAACCAACTAAAACATTCTttcctttaaaaaaaattcatatacattcatagaaaaaataaaatataacataaatgtAGAATGAAAATAAGCAGTTtcgttaaataaaaatattcataacatgaccattttatgatatatataattcaatataaccctaaacctttaaaacaattccttaaactaataaatattataaaattattcaaattaaatacaatataatacttaaccctaattcacaacataaaaactatataaaaatgatgtaGAGCCAtacaaaaatgtaataaatatacatatataactttatatttaattggtTATATTATTCAATTATTCTTATAAACCCCAAAATTATGgtcaaaaattacttccaaATAGCcagtttattaaatatatcaatcattgttactattcctgaaatactcaatactcttcgaataatatattaatgatccattttctttatttttttagcttttctcttaaatattgtttttgagcTCTTTTCCGTAATACAAATAACGAacactaatataaaatgttaagaagtgtACGATTTGtttgttaacgtttgcatatatttaatgaaaataatttttaaatttcttattatttaccttaaaaaaaattcccaAAAAGATTGATATTACActgaatattaataaagctagaattaatttttttactatcGACAAGCTTGGTGTATCATCACAAATATTTCCAGAACTTTTCATAACAATTTCTTCTGTTTCTGTCGATGTAAGGGATGGAATATTGTTACAATCATCGCTATCAGCACAAGaacttttaaaattaatataatcaattgataatgtagacaatGCTTGACAATAGGCTTCATCTTTAGTATTACCAGAATCGTCATTaagttctttatattttttaacaaatttactagcattttctaaatatgTCTTATTTTCTGTGTTGCTTCCACCAAGTTCAGtatacatgttacataataatttaaatgcatcataaaatttagacatatttttaatattaatattcaacattttctttcttttatCTATGATCtccttataatttgtatatccTGTATtactatttaataaattactaCAACCTACATCACCTTGTTTACAATTAATATAATGcctattattttctatatatttattgtaaAAATCATTTAGATCCTTGGCTTCGTCATACGTCTTTTGATTTAGTTTATAACCTAACCATATGATAATGTATTCAACTGTactgatattttttttattttccacaAAC harbors:
- a CDS encoding PIR protein, with the protein product MDYDLCKKFDTLRNYLPDDLSNSTTSDINNLGNAKNYCSNGEPGKTECKTDFDKIKAGCLWLFEQLFVENKKNISTVEYIIIWLGYKLNQKTYDEAKDLNDFYNKYIENNRHYINCKQGDVGCSNLLNSNTGYTNYKEIIDKRKKMLNINIKNMSKFYDAFKLLCNMYTELGGSNTENKTYLENASKFVKKYKELNDDSGNTKDEAYCQALSTLSIDYINFKSSCADSDDCNNIPSLTSTETEEIVMKSSGNICDDTPSLSIVKKLILALLIFSVISIFLGIFFKCSLFVLRKRAQKQYLREKLKK
- a CDS encoding fam-a protein; translation: MNKFYIKIVFFLLTIPLCVNNKTLVIELSLKKDTKPKSINHYHTNDSSEEVYEKNKHLLCNDPKETKNACNVMKEALIQLEYHTTNIVDYGLYKIYYTDYVRFDNYNKIINKYWDPDSDHFLYIGSVKRKIVRMYTPNLVMIQQRSRKWPWSREKYFYALAAKFEISENKTIIVMTSANINDHNPSNEKYENEIVKSANLFKTDINSEDDIRKGYLKKTFVNIAGYIIEKKDKYLDVTHVESIDRYAPSFLNRMIRKALNNFFPQK